TTAATCGTTTTGTGAAATTATCTTCTCTTTCTCTCGTTAAGACCCTACCGATCCTAGTGTTTGCTACAAGTATGATAGGAAGACTCATTTTGAGTTTACTGACAGAGCGATCTCTAGCTAACACAAATTGGATTTTAGCAGCGGTAGAGGGTGCGCTTGGAATGATTTTAACCATTATATTTATTCAAAGCATACCGATTCTTTCAATCAAGAAAAGAACGCAGGCGCTTAAGAATGAGGAGATCATTAGCTTCATTATTTTGCTTGCAACCATGTTAACTGGAACGATCGGTTGGGTCGTTTATGGATTTTCGATTGAAAACATTTTATCTCGTTATCTTGTATTAATTTTTGCTTATGTTGGAGGTGCGGCCATTGGTTCAACGGTGGGGGTAGTGACTGGATTAATTCTGGCACTTGCTAATGTTGCCAGTCTCTATCAGATGAGTATGCTCGCATTTTCGGGATTACTTGGGGGTTTACTAAAGGATGGGAGGAAAGTCGGCGTCGGGATGGGGCTTCTTATAGGGACACTATTGATTGCCCTATACGGGAGCGGTCCTGAATTTTTGTATCCTAACCTGATGGAATCGGTGATTGCCGTATTGCTCTTTTTCTTTACCCCATCTAAAGTTACCTCTCAACTTTCTAAATACATTCCAGGGACGGTTGAGCATGCCAATGAACAGCAGCAATATCTTCGGAAAGTACGCGACGTTACAGCCAATCGCGTCGAGCAATTTTCGAATTTATTTCAAGCGCTCTCAAGTAGCTTTACGGATTCTGATGTACAAGCTGATGATCAGTCTGAGAGGGAAGTTGATTATTTTCTAAGTCATGTGACTGAAAAAACGTGCCAAAATTGTTTTAAGAAAGAAACGTGCTGGGCAAAAAACTTTGATGCCACATACGGTTATATGACAGGAATTATGGAGGAACTTGAACAAACGACTGAATTAACGAACTATAGCTTAAAAAGAGATTTTGATAAGCACTGCATTAAGGCCAATAAAGTTATCGATATTATTGGTAAGGAGATGAGTCACTATCACGCAAATCGCTTGTTAAAAAAGCAGGTTCGTGAGAGTAGAAAAATCGTCGCAGATCAATTACGCGGCGTTTCACATGTGATGGGAGATTTTGCGAGGGAGATTCAAAAAGAGCGTGATAACCTCCATCAACAAGAAGAACAAATCATGGATGCGATTCAAAGTATGGGTTTAGAAGTTGGACAGGTAGAAATTTATTGTCTTGATGAAGGAAACGTCGACATTGAGATGAAGATTCCAGCATGTGGCGGAAGGGGGGAAGGAGAGAAAGTAATCGCGCCGATGCTTTCAGACATTTTAAAAGAAAACATCATTGTCAAAAGAGAAGTCTGTGCTGAGCACGAGCACGATACTTGTCACCTTTACTTTGGATCAGCAAAAGATTTTGTGATTGAAACGGGTGTAGCAAATGCAGCAAAAGGAGGAGCATGGCTTTCTGGAGATAGCCATTCAACAATTGAATTAGGTGCTGGAAAATATGCGATTGCGATTAGCGATGGAATGGGCAATGGAGAGAGAGCGCATCAAGAAAGCACAGAAACGATTCAACTTCTCCAAAAAATTCTTCATTCTGGAATTGATGAAACAGTTGCCATTAAATCGGTTAACTCCGTGCTTTCTTTACGGAATACCGATGAAATGTTTTCTACACTCGATTTAGCGATGATTGATTTACAAGATGCTTCGGCAAAGTTCCTTAAGATCGGCTCTATTCCAAGTTTTATTAAGAGAGGCGATCGCGTAATGATGGTGGAATCAGGTAATCTACCAATGGGTATTATTCCTGAATTTGATGTTGAGGTCGTAAGTGAGCAATTAAAGGCTGGCGATTTACTAATAATGATGAGTGATGGCATTTATGAAGGTGTGAAAAATATTGAGAATCCAGAATTTTGGATGAAGCGTAAAATTCGAGAGCTGGACACAGATAAACCGCAAGAAATCGCAGACCTCATTATGGAAGAGGTGATACGAACGGAATATGGCAGAATTGATGACGACATGACAATTGTTGTTGCGCGAATAAAACGAAACGTACCGAAATGGTCGACGATCCCAATTTATTCAGCCCCATCATTTCGAAAGAAAAAGGCGCAGTAGGGTGTATAAACTCTCCTCCTAAAGGCGATGCTTGTAACAGCAAAAAAGGAGGAGTCCAGATGAAAAAAGGAACACTACGGCAGATTCTTTTAATAACAGATGGATGTTCGAATCAGGGGGAAGATCCGGTGGCTATGGCTGCTCTTGCAAGAGAGCACGGGATGACGGTTAATGTAATAGGTGTACTTGATGAAAATGAGCGGACCGATGGATTAAAGGAAATAGAAAACATCGCTTTATCTGGCGGGGGCATCCACCAGCTAGTTTATGCGAAACAGCTATCGCATACGGTGCAAATGGTAACGCGTAAAGCAATGACCCAGACGATTCAAGGATTTATTCATAAGGAATTGCAATCGATCTTGGGTCAAGATAAAGAAATAGAAGACTTACCACCTGACAAACGGGGGCAGGTAGTCGAAGTGGTTGACGAACTGGGGGAAACGATGGATTTGGAAGTGTTAATTATGATTGATACAAGTGCGAGTATGCAGCATAAACTTCCAACAGTAGAAGATGCCCTGCTCGATCTTTCGATTAGTCTTCATTCAAGAATTGGTGAAAATGAGTATGCCCTTTATGCATTTCCCGGGAAACGAAAGCAGGTAGAGAGGCTGATGGATTGGACACCGATACTGAAGGATATTCATACCATATTCCCAAAACTAACAACGGGTGGTATTACGCCAACAGGTCCTGCCTTAAAAGAAGCCATTGATGCTTATCAGAAAAAACGTTCAAAGAGAGGGCTGCTAGATGACGGGTACATCGAAGAATCAAGTAGCTGATGTTCCCCGTGGAACAAGAATTAGCGGGAAATGGAACAAACAAACCTATCAAATTATGAAAAAATTAGGGAGCGGTGCTCTCGGTACTGTGTATTTGGCAGACTCTATAAAAGGACGAGTAGCTTTAAAAATAGGAATTGACAGTATGTCCATTACGTCAGAAGTAAATGTTCTAAAGCAGCTTTCGATGGTCCAGGGAACAGTTCTTGGGCCGTTTTTCTATGAGATCGATGATTGGGAACGAAATGGGAAATGTTATCCTTTCTACGTCATGGAATACATTGATGGAGAACCGCTTTTTGCTTTTATTAATCGAAGAGGAAAAGAGTGGATTGGCATTTTAATGCTTCAATTGCTTCGTGACCTTTCGGCTCTTCATAGAGAAGGATGGGTTTTTGGGGATTTAAAGCCGGACAACCTTTTGGTTGAAGGATCCCCTCCAAAATTGAGGTGGCTCGATGTGGGAGGGACGACGTCGATAGGAAGGTCTGTTAAGGAATTCACGGAGTTTTTCGATCGGGGCTATTGGGGACTCGGTAATCGGGTAGCCGAGCCTTCCTATGATTTGTTTTCAGTAGCTATGATCGTTCTAAACGCTGGCTATCCAAAACGGTTTGACCGCCCCAAGAAAGGGACAGAAGACTATTTAATGAACAAGATTGAGAATAATCAACTTCTTAAAGAATATAAACCGATTCTTAGCAAAGCTTTACTCGGAAAGTATCAACACGCTTCAGAAATGAGGCAAGAACTCTTCGTTCTTTTACAAGGAGGAGAGAAATCGAAAGTACGTAAAAATAAAAGTCGCTCTGCTAATTCTCGAGTCGCATCACGTCGTAATCGTCCTCCAGCCAAGAAAAAACGGTCAGGGTGGATTGAAACCGTTCTTCTCGTAGCTTTCCTTCTATTCTTCTATACTTTATACTTAGTTGGTCACATTTTTTAAAAAAGATATGTTTGAGAACGTGGTCGTTAGGTTAATAGTACTAAAATGAATAACTGTTTAATTCAAGCAGGAAGTGAGAGGAAGACAGAGGTTGTTGCAAGATGTCGACCAGTTTATTCATAAGCATCATCTGATCAATCGTGGAGATACAATTGTCGTTGGGGTTTCTGGAGGACCAGACTCAATTGCGTTGCTTCACTATTTGGGCAATGTCGCATTGTCTTTCCAATTAAAGTTGGTTGCTGCACATGTCGATCATGGCCTACGAGGCAAAGAGTCTGCAGAGGATTTATTGTTCGTAAAGCACTACTGCCATCAGGAAGGCATCACCTTTGAAGCTTCTACAATGGATGTAAACCACTATAAAGAGCAACATCACATTTCGACGCAGGTTGCAGCTAGGGAATGTCGCTACCACTTTTTTAAGGAAAAGATGGAAAAACACCAGGCAAATCTCCTTGCACTTGCTCACCATGGAGACGACCAAGTTGAAACAATGTTAATGAGACAAGTTCATGGCAGCATCAGTTCAGGACTTGCGGGTATGTCTGCTAGGCGTCCTTTCTCAACAGGATACCTTATTCGCCCTTTTCTTTGTGTGTCGAAGGAACAGATTTTGCGTTATTGTAGCGATCATATGTTGGACTATAGAAGTGACCCATCTAATGACAAAGATGATTATATGAGGAATCGCTTTCGCCACCATGTGCTTCCTTTTCTTAAAGAAGAGAATCCAAATGTTCACAAACGGTACCAACTATATAGCGAACGAATGCAAGATGATGAAGGGTTTTTAGTGGAGTTAGCAAAGCAACATCTAGAAAAAGTGATCATTGATCAAAATGACAAATTTGTGAAGATGGACAACAAGGCGTATCAATGCCTCCCTATTCCTTTACAAAGAAGAGTGATTCATCTAATATTAAACTATCTTTATAGAGGCAATGCTCCTTTTTCTTCTATACATATTGAGGATTTGCGGTTAATGCTCGATTCTGAGCACCCTTCTGCTTCCCTTAATTTACCTCTAAAATTGAGGGCGGTAAAATCTTATACCACC
Above is a window of Bacillus sp. es.036 DNA encoding:
- the spoIIE gene encoding stage II sporulation protein E, which encodes MQSELVMERSKSRVGKWIHGTKSRLETILFQRGLLLFVIGFLLGRAVILTQVTPFAIPFFGAVFFLRRERAPMIIAALLAGAISTSNLQNTAFIMCGILVFLIINRFVKLSSLSLVKTLPILVFATSMIGRLILSLLTERSLANTNWILAAVEGALGMILTIIFIQSIPILSIKKRTQALKNEEIISFIILLATMLTGTIGWVVYGFSIENILSRYLVLIFAYVGGAAIGSTVGVVTGLILALANVASLYQMSMLAFSGLLGGLLKDGRKVGVGMGLLIGTLLIALYGSGPEFLYPNLMESVIAVLLFFFTPSKVTSQLSKYIPGTVEHANEQQQYLRKVRDVTANRVEQFSNLFQALSSSFTDSDVQADDQSEREVDYFLSHVTEKTCQNCFKKETCWAKNFDATYGYMTGIMEELEQTTELTNYSLKRDFDKHCIKANKVIDIIGKEMSHYHANRLLKKQVRESRKIVADQLRGVSHVMGDFAREIQKERDNLHQQEEQIMDAIQSMGLEVGQVEIYCLDEGNVDIEMKIPACGGRGEGEKVIAPMLSDILKENIIVKREVCAEHEHDTCHLYFGSAKDFVIETGVANAAKGGAWLSGDSHSTIELGAGKYAIAISDGMGNGERAHQESTETIQLLQKILHSGIDETVAIKSVNSVLSLRNTDEMFSTLDLAMIDLQDASAKFLKIGSIPSFIKRGDRVMMVESGNLPMGIIPEFDVEVVSEQLKAGDLLIMMSDGIYEGVKNIENPEFWMKRKIRELDTDKPQEIADLIMEEVIRTEYGRIDDDMTIVVARIKRNVPKWSTIPIYSAPSFRKKKAQ
- a CDS encoding VWA domain-containing protein; this encodes MKKGTLRQILLITDGCSNQGEDPVAMAALAREHGMTVNVIGVLDENERTDGLKEIENIALSGGGIHQLVYAKQLSHTVQMVTRKAMTQTIQGFIHKELQSILGQDKEIEDLPPDKRGQVVEVVDELGETMDLEVLIMIDTSASMQHKLPTVEDALLDLSISLHSRIGENEYALYAFPGKRKQVERLMDWTPILKDIHTIFPKLTTGGITPTGPALKEAIDAYQKKRSKRGLLDDGYIEESSS
- a CDS encoding protein kinase domain-containing protein codes for the protein MTGTSKNQVADVPRGTRISGKWNKQTYQIMKKLGSGALGTVYLADSIKGRVALKIGIDSMSITSEVNVLKQLSMVQGTVLGPFFYEIDDWERNGKCYPFYVMEYIDGEPLFAFINRRGKEWIGILMLQLLRDLSALHREGWVFGDLKPDNLLVEGSPPKLRWLDVGGTTSIGRSVKEFTEFFDRGYWGLGNRVAEPSYDLFSVAMIVLNAGYPKRFDRPKKGTEDYLMNKIENNQLLKEYKPILSKALLGKYQHASEMRQELFVLLQGGEKSKVRKNKSRSANSRVASRRNRPPAKKKRSGWIETVLLVAFLLFFYTLYLVGHIF
- the tilS gene encoding tRNA lysidine(34) synthetase TilS is translated as MLQDVDQFIHKHHLINRGDTIVVGVSGGPDSIALLHYLGNVALSFQLKLVAAHVDHGLRGKESAEDLLFVKHYCHQEGITFEASTMDVNHYKEQHHISTQVAARECRYHFFKEKMEKHQANLLALAHHGDDQVETMLMRQVHGSISSGLAGMSARRPFSTGYLIRPFLCVSKEQILRYCSDHMLDYRSDPSNDKDDYMRNRFRHHVLPFLKEENPNVHKRYQLYSERMQDDEGFLVELAKQHLEKVIIDQNDKFVKMDNKAYQCLPIPLQRRVIHLILNYLYRGNAPFSSIHIEDLRLMLDSEHPSASLNLPLKLRAVKSYTTCYFSFETFLQPEPYTYHLPLWGSVETPTGTITAVPVKDVPQSLAGNDLIVEKHLLPAVVRSRRPGDRIQPKGMIGTKKVKDIFIDRKIDRSERDVWPIVEDVTGQIIWVAGVTRSEKATLSARKSQLVHLHYEKKTLT